In Nicotiana tabacum cultivar K326 chromosome 11, ASM71507v2, whole genome shotgun sequence, a single window of DNA contains:
- the LOC107804110 gene encoding putative CoA ligase CCL9, with amino-acid sequence MFLAVIRVRATAAPLNSVYTSEEFEFYLSDSECKLLLIAKEGNEADEAEATKLNIPQIVVTLPHSDSDVSLIPSSLQSDSESVSKIVNEPSDVALFLHTSGTTSRPKGVPLTQHNLVSFVNNIKSVYKLTESDSTVIVLPLFHVHGLIAGLLSSLGAGGSVTLPASGRFSASSFWSDMKNYNTTWYTVVPTIHQILLDRHFSNPESSYPKLRFIRSCSAALAPSILSRLEEAFGAPVLEAYAMTEATHLMCSNPLPENGPHLPGSVGKPVGQEMAILDENGVVQGPDAKGEVCIRGPNVTKEYKNNPEANKSAFQFGWFHTGDVGYLDTYGYLHLVGRIKELINRRGGKISPIEVDVVLVSHPNIAQAVAFVVPDDKYGEEINCAVIPREGSKIDEAEVVGFCKKNLAAFKVPKKVFMTDSLPKTTSGKIQRRLVAEHFLAQISTAKLPKFGA; translated from the exons ATGTTTTTGGCTGTAATTCGAGTTCGAGCCACAGCAGCGCCACTAAATTCAGTGTACACGTCCGAAGAATTCGAGTTCTATTTATCGGATTCTGAGTGCAAACTGTTGTTAATTGCAAAGGAAGGAAATGAGGCAGATGAAGCAGAGGCAACCAAGCTCAATATCCCTCAAATTGTTGTAACTCTGCCCCATTCCGACTCTGATGTCTCTCTCATCCCGAGTAGTCTGCAATCAGATTCTGAATCGGTTTCTAAGATTGTTAATGAACCATCCGATGTAGCACTTTTTCTCCATACTTCAGGCACCACGAGCAGACCAAAGGGTGTTCCCCTGACACAACACAACTTAGTTTCATTTGTGAACAACATCAAATCGGTTTACAAACTCACTGAATCGGACTCTACAGTTATTGTGTTGCCACTCTTTCATGTTCATGGATTAATTGCAG GGTTACTGAGCTCACTTGGTGCTGGAGGATCCGTGACACTCCCTGCATCTGGGAGATTCTCTGCTTCATCTTTCTGGTCAGATATGAAAAATTACAATACCACATGGTACACTGTCGTGCCTACCATTCACCAAATCCTATTGGACCGCCACTTCAGCAACCCCGAGTCTTCTTACCCGAAACTCCGGTTCATTAGGAGTTGTAGTGCTGCTCTAGCACCCTCTATACTGTCTAGGCTAGAAGAAGCATTTGGTGCACCTGTTTTAGAGGCATATGCAATGACAGAGGCCACACATTTAATGTGTTCAAATCCATTACCTGAAAATGGCCCACATTTGCCAGGCTCAGTAGGAAAACCTGTGGGTCAAGAAATGGCAATATTGGATGAGAATGGTGTGGTACAAGGGCCTGATGCTAAAGGAGAGGTTTGCATTAGGGGTCCAAATGTTACTAAAGAGTACAAGAATAATCCTGAGGCTAATAAATCTGCTTTCCAGTTTGGTTGGTTTCACACTGGAGATGTTGGCTACTTGGACACTTATGGATATTTGCATTTGGTTGGAAGGATCAAGGAATTGATCAACCGTAGAG GGGGAAAAATATCACCTATTGAAGTGGATGTAGTCCTTGTTTCTCATCCTAATATTGCTCAGGCTGTTGCTTTCGTGGTTCCTGATGATAAATATGGTGAAGAG ATAAACTGTGCAGTTATTCCACGAGAAGGGTCAAAGATAGATGAAGCAGAGGTCGTGGGATTCTGCAAGAAAAATCTGGCAGCTTTTAAGGTCCCAAAAAAGGTGTTTATGACTGATTCTCTTCCAAAAACTACAAGTGGTAAAATTCAACGACGACTTGTAGCTGAGCACTTTCTTGCACAGATCTCAACTGCTAAACTGCCCAAGTTTGGAGCTTAA